The stretch of DNA GAGCTCAGGGGCACAGACACGTTCTTCGCGATGAAGGTGATGGACAAGGAATCACTCATCAGCAGGAACAAGCTGATCAGGGCGCAAACAGAGAGGGAGATACTCGGCCTTCTCGATCACCCTTTCCTGCCCACGCTGTACACTCATTTTGAGACAGACAAGTTCTACTGCCTTGTCATGGAGTATTGCTGCGGCGGTAATCTCCATTCGCTTCGGCAGAAGCAGCTGAACAAGCACTTCTCCGAGCAAGCAGCCAGGTTGGTTCACTTCAGAGTTCAGATTACTGTATTTAGTACAACCTTGTTATTGGTACTCGATTCGGTTCAGTGTTTGTGCGATGACACATATATAACTCAATTGCTCATCATAATTCTCTTTCCCTGGTTGTTTTTGCCTAGATTTTATGCCTCTGAGGTGTTGCTGGCACTGGAGTACCTCCACATGCTAGGCATCGTGTACCGAGACCTCAAGCCGGAGAACGTGCTCGTCCGAGACGGGGGGCACATCATGCTGTCCGACTTCGACCTGTCGCTGCGGTGCTCGGTGAGCCCGATGCTCGTCAAGTCGTCGTCGGTGCACGCAGGCCCCAACGGCATCGAGAAAGGGCTGGCCAACACGGAGGGCATGAGCAACGGGTGCATCCAGCCGTCGGCGTTCTTCCCGCGGATGCTGAGCATGAGCATGAGCAAGAGGAACCGCAACAAGACCAAGTCGGACCTCAGCCTCCACGGGTTGCAGACAATGGAGTTCAACGCGGAGCCGACGGACGCCCGGTCCATGTCGTTCGTCGGCACCCACGAGTACCTGGCGCCGGAGATCATCCGAGGGGAGGGCCACGGCAGCGCGGTGGACTGGTGGACCTTCGGTATCTTCCTCTATGAGCTGCTGCACGGCATGACACCGTTCAAGGGCAACGGCAACCGCGCCACGCTGAGCAACGTGGTGGAGCAGCCGCTGCGGTTCCCGGAGAGCCCGCCGGTGAGCAACGTCGCGCGGGACCTCATCCGGGGACTGCTGACCAAGGACCCCCAGAAGAGGATCGCGACCAAGAGGGGCGCCACCGAGATCAAGCAGC from Triticum urartu cultivar G1812 chromosome 3, Tu2.1, whole genome shotgun sequence encodes:
- the LOC125543437 gene encoding serine/threonine-protein kinase AGC1-7-like — its product is MNSRSYNKLDTANDKMDFNTRGNTAFNGTLDRNQSGVSANPSTASKPAAHSQIPMDFSTRGNTAFNGALDRNQPGVSANPSTASKQAAHSQIPSDKKPRPKKEDFADKGNPNHMTKRLVNPAESPVLTPTKAASRGMNSNTPEKLSDSALTIRQGSTDSPRSNSLDSCISGHVKHHTGGDCRWEAVQLATSRDSPLSLVHFRLLKRLGYGDIGSVYLVELRGTDTFFAMKVMDKESLISRNKLIRAQTEREILGLLDHPFLPTLYTHFETDKFYCLVMEYCCGGNLHSLRQKQLNKHFSEQAARFYASEVLLALEYLHMLGIVYRDLKPENVLVRDGGHIMLSDFDLSLRCSVSPMLVKSSSVHAGPNGIEKGLANTEGMSNGCIQPSAFFPRMLSMSMSKRNRNKTKSDLSLHGLQTMEFNAEPTDARSMSFVGTHEYLAPEIIRGEGHGSAVDWWTFGIFLYELLHGMTPFKGNGNRATLSNVVEQPLRFPESPPVSNVARDLIRGLLTKDPQKRIATKRGATEIKQHPFFEGVNWALVRSAHPPSVPDPVDFRQYLGKEKKTAERGLGTTLSSLSTGAVAAAKTGSGQFEYF